A segment of the Cellvibrio sp. KY-YJ-3 genome:
AAAGCCAACGATTTTGAAAGATTCACAAGCTTTTGTTAGTAAAGAATTTGGCTTGGCAAAAAATGCACTGGATTTTGTATTTCATGGCGGCTCCGGATCTGCCCCGCGCGATATTGCAGAAGCGATTGACTACGGTGTGGTAAAAATGAATATCGATACCGATACCCAATGGGCTTTTTGGCAGGGCGTGTTGAATTTTTATCGCACCAATCCCAATTGTTTGCACAGTCAATTAGGCAATGACAAAGGCCCGGATGCACCCAACAAAAAATTCTATGACCCGCGTGTATGGTTGCGTAGTGCAGAGCAGGCAATGGTCGCTCGTTTAACCGAGTCTTTTGTGCAATTAAATTGTGTTGGACGCTACAAGGCAAACTAATGATTTCGTTTAAAACATTATTGGCGCAAGAAAATGCGGCTCCGGAATTAATTGATCTGGTTGCGGTAATTTTATCCACCTGTCACCACATTGCTGAACAAGTTGGTCACGGTGCCTTGGGTAATACGCTTGGTGCAACCGACGCGGAAAATGTGCAGGGCGAAGTACAAAAAAAATTGGATGTAATCGCCAATGATTTATTAATTGAAGCACTGACTGCTCACGGCTCGGTAAGAGCAATCGCCTCCGAAGAGGAAGAACATGCGCGGCTTGCTTGCTCCGGTGCGCCTTATTTGGTTGCATTTGATCCACTCGATGGTAGTAGCAATATCGATGTGAATGGCCAAATCGGTACAATTTTTACTATTTTGAAGGCGCGGGATGATGTGCCTGATCATAGCGACGAGCAATTTTTTCAAACCGGTAGGGATCAGCTTTGTGCGGGTTATGTGCTCTATGGGCCTTACACCACATTGGTAATATCTACAGGAGCGGTGGTGCATGAATTCACGCTCAATAAAAGTAGTGGTGAATTTATTTCATCAAAAAAAGATATGGTTTTTCAGCAGGGCACGCGTGAATTTTCCGCCAATATGGCGAATTTATTTTATTGGCCAAAACCGTTTCAGAATTATTTAACCAGCTTGATCGCCCCCCAGCCTGCGAATACCCGTTTTAATATGCGCTGGCAGGGGGCGATGGTGGGGGACGTGCACCGTATTCTCACGCGCGGCGGTGTTTTTATTTACCCAAGTGATACGCGCGATGTTGCACAGTCAGCCAAGTTGCGGTTGTTGTATGAGGCGTTTCCTATGGCGCTATTGGTAGAGGCGGCCGGTGGTTGTGGTTACACCGAGGCAGGGCGAATCCTCGACACACCATTAACCCAGTTACATCAGCGCACTCCGGTTATTTTGGGGGATAAAAACTGGGCAAATGCTTGTTTTACTGCATTGTCGATAATCAATACCGCCGCATAATGTGTCAGCTGGGTTAAGGTTTTTTGCTAGGCCTTGGATGCTACATATCCAAGTTGTCGTCGTCGTTTCGCCGGCTTAATTGCCGGCGTTTTTTATTCTGCAAATTGTTTGAGGTAGTGACCATGTTCACTTCGGGATTGCATCGGCTGTTAGTGATTGTTGGATTGCTCGCGAGTCTTTCAGGCTGCGTATCAGGTATCGATGAAAACAATACATCAAGCAAAACCGCATACTTGTTCACTTACTTCACCAAAAATGGGGAGGACGGTTTACATCTCGCGGTGAGTAGGGATGGTTATCATTGGCAAAAAGTTCCGCGTGCAGAAAATCATTGGCGGCCAACTATCGGCAAATCCAGGTTGATGCGTGACCCAAGTGTGGCGCAGGGGCCGGATGGCACTTATCACATGGTGTGGACATCGGGCTGGAATGAAAACAATATTGGTTATGCATCCACCAAAGATTTTGTAAATTGGACAGCGCAAAAAGAAATTCCGGTAATGGCCCATGAACCCAGTGTGCGTAATACTTGGGCGCCAGAAATTATTTATGACGAGGTCAGCAAAAATTTTGTGATTTTTTGGTCATCGACCATTCCGGGTAAATTTCCGGCAACAGATGGAGCGTCTGAGGATAATTACAATCATCGCCTTTACGTTACTACCACGCAGGATTTTCTAACCTTCACTCCCACCCAATTATTTTACGACCCAGGTTTCAGTGTGATTGATGCGACGTTTTTGCGCTTCAATGGCAAATTGCATTTTATTGTGAAAGATGAAACCCGTTTCCCGCCCAAAAAATATTTGCAGGTCGCCTCCGCTAACAGTTTGCAGGGGCCTTTTGGAACATTGAGTGACCCCATCACCAAGGAAGGGTTGTGGGTGGAGGGGCCAACTGGGGTACAAATTGGTGATAGTGCGGTGATCTATTACGATGCTTATACCACGCATCGTTACGGCGCCTTGCGCTCAAGCGATATGATCAACTGGGAAGATGTATCAGATCAGATGCACTTCCCCGATGAAGGTACTCCGGTGCGCATGCGTCACGGCACGGTCATTCCCGTGCCGGTAGCACTGGTTGAAAAATTGATTTCACCCTAACCGTTTTTGATGGAATCTTTTTTGGCTAGAGCGTAAATACCCAAACCGGCGATGGACAGTATCAATCCCACCCAGCCGGTAGATGACCAACCAAGGCCCAAGTCGATTGCCCAGCCACCGAGTAGTGCACCAATGGCGTTGGCAAAGTTAAATGCGGAGTGATTAAGTGCTGCTGCCAGGGTTTGTGCCTTGCCAGCAACATCCATCAGGCGAATTTGCAGGGCGGGGCCAATTGCCACCACTGTGCCGACTAAAAATACATTAATGCAGGCAATCCACAGCACATGGGCAGTCAGCACAAAGGCTCCCAGTACCAACGCCGACCAAATTAAGGTTGCGCGTACAGACCCCATCAAATCCTTGTCGGCCATTTTGGAGCCCACAATATTACCTACCACCATGCCTGCGCCGAACAGAGCCAAGATAAATGGCACGCCCGCTTCGGTGAGCCCCGCCAGCGCCATCAAGCTCGGTTTGACGTAGCTGAACACGGCAAACATCCCCCCAAAACCTATGGCGCCGATTCCGAGCGTCAGCCAAACCTGTTTATTGCCCAGGGCTGCCAGTTCGCTCCGTGGGCTTGCCGATTTATCCCGAGGTATGACGGGTAGCCAGTAAAAAATCATCACCGCTGATAACAGAGCTATTAGCGCCACAAATACAAATGCGAAACGCCACCCCAACCATTGGCCCAGTGCGGCAGCTAGCGGTACACCAATTAATGTCGCAAGTGACAGCCCCAGCATCGCCATAGCTACCGCTTGGGCGCGTTTGTGCACTGGAACTAATGAGGCGGCAACCAGCGCAGCGATACCAAAATAAGTGCCGTGTGGTAAACCACTCATGAAGCGCATTGCCATCATCCACTGATAATCGGCAGCGAATGCACTGGCAAGGTTTCCCGCGGTGAAGAGCGCCATCAGAATAATTAGCATCAAACGACGCGACACCCGTGCACCGAGCAGCGCCAGTATGGGAGCGCCTATCACTACACCCAGCGCATAAGCGCTAATAGTATGACCTGCTTGGGGGATGCTAATGGCAAGGTCTGCCGATACTTCCGGCAGGAGCCCCATAATCACAAATTCACTGGTTCCCACCGCAAAACTACCCACACCCATCGCCACTAACGGGCGAACCACCTCGGCGTGCGACTTAATTGTGAGCGATACATCACTCTGGGTTACATCTAACATCAAAAACATTCTCAGGGGCAGGGTATAAAAAGGAGGTGCATATTATGGAGGGGGCGGTCTGACTGACAATAATTTTTTGGATTTAATTATCAGCCAGAGGATGTTGCGTTTTTATTGCAGAGTTGGGGTGGAGGGGCTGAGTTCAGTAGGGTTTAATCGTAAATGGATTTCTTTTTCCATTTTTCGTTTTCTTCCTCAAACTGTTTCCACTCTTTGCTGCTGGTGCTGTCATCTACCTGCCGTTTGGGAGTGGCAGTTGCTCCATTGGCGGTGGCTGCTTCTCCAATAACATCAGCCTTTTCTTCCAGTTTGGACATAACAGCATCCAGCTGGGCGATTTGTTTATCAAACAAATGACTGCCGTTACCCGCGGCCAGTGCTTTACGCGCGAGGCCGTAGTGATGGATTGCGAGCCGCACTTTGCCAATTTGTTGTGCTTGGCGGGCGTTAAATACATGACCATCCACAGTAATTTGTAGCGTTAGCCGATTGATTTGATCCGTATAAGCCTCGGTTTGTACCTGATTGATATGGTTTAGCGCGGATTGTTGCAGCACAAACTTGTGCAGCTCTTGCAGTAGGTGATTGGCTTCTTTTATTTGTTGGGGATTGTCCAGCCTGACCTTGTTTTGGCCGCTGGTTTCCTTTTGTGCAGCCAGTAAGTTGCTGTAAAGGCTTAGATTTTCGGCATGGGTAGGGTCATTAGGTTCAAGGCGCGAGAGTTGTTCGCAGCAGTCAATTAATGCGCGATAAAGTAAGCCGGTTAAGTCATTGGAAAGAAAGCCTTGAGGAAATCCTGTGGCCAGGTCGCGAAATGAATTGCGGCGCGCGCGCAAAGCGGTCACCAGTCTTTGCCGCTGTATGCGTTTCTTTTCTATTGAATGGGAGATAAATAAATAGCCTGCCAATAAAATCAGCAAAACAAAAATTCCGGCGATTACATAAGCAGACATGATGGTTTAAGAACCTTATTGATTAAATGCTGGGCAAACTTATGCAACAAGTATAGCACCGATAAAATTGGCGTCAGAATTTGAATAGGTGAACCTGAAGCGATGAGCTAAGTGCTTGTTTCCGCAATGATAAAAAAAGAATTAAAAGTGTTGACACCTGCTGCATCCGACCCTAGAATGCGCCCCACTTCTGACGCAGACGTTAACTTGAAAAAGAAAACAAAAGTGTTGGAAGGTCCGGGGTCCCCTTCGTCTAGTGGCCTAGGACACCGCCCTTTCACGGCGGTAACAGGGGTTCGAGTCCCCTAGGGGACGCCATATAGCGGGAATAGCTCAGTTGGTAGAGCATAACCTTGCCAAGGTTAGGGTCGCGAGTTCGAGTCTCGTTTCCCGCTCCAACTTCCATATGGAAGTTAAGTTCAATAGAAATTAAGCAAAAGTTTTAAACTGTTAGTGAAGTGTATTTTATTGTTATCGCCCGATAGCAATTGAAATGTCCCCTTCGTCTAGTGGCCTAGGACACCGCCCTTTCACGGCGGTAACAGGGGTTCGAGTCCCCTAGGGGACGCCACATTTAGCGGGAATAGCTCAGTTGGTAGAGCATAACCTTGCCAAGGTTAGGGTCGCGAGTTCGAGTCTCGTTTCCCGCTCCAATTTCTCTAGCAGAAATTCTAAAGTTTAGAATGTGCGTCTTTCTTGTTTGTACCCTCGTTCCAGTCTATTCCTTTCCTTGCAACAAATTTATACGTCTCATACTCAATAATTAATTCTTTGGATTGTCCTTTTATTTGTATTTGTTGATCAAATCCTTTGGTGAATTAGTTGTTCACGTCCCTGTGTTAAATTTGGTTCGCTTAATTTTTCAGTGCATTCCCATGAGTTTGGCTCGGGCCTCTTTGTAATCAAAGGGTTGCTGCTCACTTTTTGCAATTTCGCGTAACTCATCCAATTGTTGGAATATGCTTATCTCTTCGTCTGGCATGTAATGTAGGCAGTCTCCACCAAAAAACCATAGGAGGTCGCGATAGAGGAATGGCATCAGGTGAGGGTAAGCGCCCACAACGCGGTACATCAGTAGTTGACCCTTGTCCAGCCAATCAGGGTTATGTGGATTGTTGGCGAGATCATCGAGTGCAGCTAAAAACTCTGCGTCATCTGTAGTAGCTTCTTCAAGGTTAAAGGGGGGAAGCTGTTTAATTTGCGCAGTAAACGCATTAAGTAAGTCCAAATGATATATGTAATACTCTTTATCGTATTGGTTCTCTTCGAAACTTGAAATCGACATACTTAGCCTTAAGTTGAGGTTTGGTTTTTTGATCTTCCACTATTTCCGCGAGGGGTTATGACTCCGGCACTCTCAATCAGAAATCTGCGTAAAGTTTACAACGAAAAGTTCGAAGCACTGAAAGGTATTTCACTGGATGTAATTCCCGGTGATTTTTTCGCGGTGCTCGGCCCCAATGGTGCGGGTAAATCTACCACCATCGGTATTATCAGTTCACTGGTGCGTAAAACAGCCGGTACGGTTGAGGTTTTCGGTAAAAATATCGATACCGATTTCTCCGCTGCTAAAAAATATCTTGGCGTTGTTCCTCAGGAGTTTAATTTTAGTATGTTCGAGAAGGTGCAGGACATTGTTCTGCAGCAGGCTGGTTATTACGGCATGGGGCGTAGCCAAGCGCTTGAGCAAACAGAGCGTTATTTGAAGCAACTTAGTTTGTGGGATAAGCGCGACACACCTGCGCGCATGTTGTCGGGTGGGATGAAGCGCCGTTTAATGATTGCACGTGCCTTGGTACATGGCCCGCAGCTATTGATACTTGATGAGCCTACTGCAGGGGTTGATATCGAGTTGCGCCGCTCCATGTGGGATTTTTTGCGTGAAATAAATGCGGCAGGGACTACGATTATTTTAACTACTCATTATTTGGAGGAGGCAGAAAGTCTTTGTCGCAATGTAGCGATTATCGATCAAGGGATGATAGTGCAAAACACCAGCGTTAAAAATTTACTGCAGCAGCTCAATAAAGAGGTATTTATTTTCGATGTGCAGGGTAGTTTGAACGGTCTGCCAACGATTGATGGTCATAGGGTTGCAAAAATTGACGAGCATTCATTTGAAGTGGATGTTGAAAAGGGGCAGTCACTCAATGCAGTGTTTGAACAATTAACTGCACAACAATTCCGTATAGTGAGTATGCGCAATAAGGCTAACCGCTTGGAGGAGTTATTCGTTTCCATGGTTAATGCAAATAAAGATGCCGCACAATCTGTAGTAAAAGAGGGGTAAGCATGACAGCACATGAGCAGTGGATTGCGTTTATGACAATCCTGCGTAAAGAAGTTAAGCGTTTCACTCGTATTTGGGTGCAAACCTTATTGCCTCCCGCAATAACCATGATTTTATATTTTGTTATTTTTGGAAAATTAATTGGTGGTCGCATTGGCGATATGGCGGGTTTTAGTTATATCGATTTTGTCGCGCCCGGCCTGATTATGATGGCGGTAATTACTAACTCCTATGCAAATGTTTCCTCTTCTTTTTTTAGTGCAAAATTTCAGCGTAGTGTAGAAGAAATTTTGGTATCGCCTACACCCAACTATATTATTTTGTTGGGCTTCGTGATGGGTGGTGTTGCGCGTGGCATGGCAGTGGGCTTGATTGTCACCTTGATGTCGCTTGGCTTTACAGAGCTGCAAGTGCAGCATTGGTTTATCACTTTGTTTATTGTGCTAATGACGTCGATATTGTTTTCATTGGCAGGTTTTATCAATGCAGTCTATGCCAATACCTTTGATGATATATCCATCGTTCCTACTTTTATCCTAACGCCACTTACTTATTTTGGTGGTGTTTTTTATTCCATCAATTTATTGCCTGAATTTTGGCAGCAAGTGTCGGTATTTAATCCCATCTTGCATATGGTGAATGCGTTTCGCTACGGAATGTTGGGTATTACTGATGTGCATTTGGGAATGGCATTTGCAGGTTTGACACTGTGTGTTGTGACATTATTTGCAGTAGCCTTATACTTACTAAAAAATGGCAAACGCTTGCGTGCCTGAACTATTTCCAAGGTGATTTTATGAATCTTAATCCTCTTGGGCAGCAAACTGAGTATGTATCGGTTTACTCGCCGCAGTTGCTGTTTCCTATTTCTCGTGCGGAATCGCGCAAGCTTTTGGGAATAGGGGCCGCGCTGCCTTTTTTTGGTGAAGATATCTGGACTGGTTACGAGCTATCCTGGCTTGACTCTCAAGGTAAGCCTGTTGTCGCGGTCGCGGAGTTTTTTATTCCCTGTGATAGCGAATTTATGATCGAGTCCAAATCATTCAAGTTGTATCTAAATTCGCTCAATCAAACTCGCTATCAAAGTGCGGCGGAAGTAGAAGAGTTGTTGGTTAAGGATTTGTCAGCTGTAGCGGGTACCATGGTACGTGTGCATTTGTTTCCATTGCTGCC
Coding sequences within it:
- a CDS encoding class 1 fructose-bisphosphatase; translated protein: MISFKTLLAQENAAPELIDLVAVILSTCHHIAEQVGHGALGNTLGATDAENVQGEVQKKLDVIANDLLIEALTAHGSVRAIASEEEEHARLACSGAPYLVAFDPLDGSSNIDVNGQIGTIFTILKARDDVPDHSDEQFFQTGRDQLCAGYVLYGPYTTLVISTGAVVHEFTLNKSSGEFISSKKDMVFQQGTREFSANMANLFYWPKPFQNYLTSLIAPQPANTRFNMRWQGAMVGDVHRILTRGGVFIYPSDTRDVAQSAKLRLLYEAFPMALLVEAAGGCGYTEAGRILDTPLTQLHQRTPVILGDKNWANACFTALSIINTAA
- a CDS encoding glycosyl hydrolase — its product is MFTSGLHRLLVIVGLLASLSGCVSGIDENNTSSKTAYLFTYFTKNGEDGLHLAVSRDGYHWQKVPRAENHWRPTIGKSRLMRDPSVAQGPDGTYHMVWTSGWNENNIGYASTKDFVNWTAQKEIPVMAHEPSVRNTWAPEIIYDEVSKNFVIFWSSTIPGKFPATDGASEDNYNHRLYVTTTQDFLTFTPTQLFYDPGFSVIDATFLRFNGKLHFIVKDETRFPPKKYLQVASANSLQGPFGTLSDPITKEGLWVEGPTGVQIGDSAVIYYDAYTTHRYGALRSSDMINWEDVSDQMHFPDEGTPVRMRHGTVIPVPVALVEKLISP
- a CDS encoding MFS transporter; this encodes MLDVTQSDVSLTIKSHAEVVRPLVAMGVGSFAVGTSEFVIMGLLPEVSADLAISIPQAGHTISAYALGVVIGAPILALLGARVSRRLMLIILMALFTAGNLASAFAADYQWMMAMRFMSGLPHGTYFGIAALVAASLVPVHKRAQAVAMAMLGLSLATLIGVPLAAALGQWLGWRFAFVFVALIALLSAVMIFYWLPVIPRDKSASPRSELAALGNKQVWLTLGIGAIGFGGMFAVFSYVKPSLMALAGLTEAGVPFILALFGAGMVVGNIVGSKMADKDLMGSVRATLIWSALVLGAFVLTAHVLWIACINVFLVGTVVAIGPALQIRLMDVAGKAQTLAAALNHSAFNFANAIGALLGGWAIDLGLGWSSTGWVGLILSIAGLGIYALAKKDSIKNG
- a CDS encoding PA2817 family protein translates to MSISSFEENQYDKEYYIYHLDLLNAFTAQIKQLPPFNLEEATTDDAEFLAALDDLANNPHNPDWLDKGQLLMYRVVGAYPHLMPFLYRDLLWFFGGDCLHYMPDEEISIFQQLDELREIAKSEQQPFDYKEARAKLMGMH
- a CDS encoding ABC transporter ATP-binding protein, with translation MTPALSIRNLRKVYNEKFEALKGISLDVIPGDFFAVLGPNGAGKSTTIGIISSLVRKTAGTVEVFGKNIDTDFSAAKKYLGVVPQEFNFSMFEKVQDIVLQQAGYYGMGRSQALEQTERYLKQLSLWDKRDTPARMLSGGMKRRLMIARALVHGPQLLILDEPTAGVDIELRRSMWDFLREINAAGTTIILTTHYLEEAESLCRNVAIIDQGMIVQNTSVKNLLQQLNKEVFIFDVQGSLNGLPTIDGHRVAKIDEHSFEVDVEKGQSLNAVFEQLTAQQFRIVSMRNKANRLEELFVSMVNANKDAAQSVVKEG
- a CDS encoding ABC transporter permease; its protein translation is MTAHEQWIAFMTILRKEVKRFTRIWVQTLLPPAITMILYFVIFGKLIGGRIGDMAGFSYIDFVAPGLIMMAVITNSYANVSSSFFSAKFQRSVEEILVSPTPNYIILLGFVMGGVARGMAVGLIVTLMSLGFTELQVQHWFITLFIVLMTSILFSLAGFINAVYANTFDDISIVPTFILTPLTYFGGVFYSINLLPEFWQQVSVFNPILHMVNAFRYGMLGITDVHLGMAFAGLTLCVVTLFAVALYLLKNGKRLRA